DNA from Chitinophaga pendula:
CTAGTTCAATGACTATTAAGAACAGTACTAAACATACCGAATACATTAATAAAATTTGTCCTTATGCTAGAAAACTATTTTAGAGACGGGGTTTTGCCAAACAAGGTATTATATGAGAGGTTCCTCCAAATGGTAAGCGAGTTAGGCAATTGCCTGACGAATGATAAGTATTCAGTTTGTGAGACATGGTTGCCTTTGGTAGCGGTAAATAATAACATGAATATTAGAGAGAAGAGATCGGTGGTTTGTTGGGCAAAACAGAATTCAAGTTAAACGAATGAAATTAGAAGTAAGTTAACTTCATGTTAATAGAAAAATATTACACTACTAATTAAACAACATCAAAAGTGTAGGGGTTAAATAATGGTGGGGACGTGACGTACCATATCCAATCCAAGATCTAAATAAGATAAGACTGTCATACTGAAAATATTCGTCGACTGACTTTTTGAATAGCTGGAATGTAGAGGTGATTTTTCCAATCTTTTGTGCTCCTTTTTACCTTAAGAAGGTATCTGAGATAATATAAAGACCAAATAGTTGGAAAGGTGTTTATTCATGACCGATTAAGGGCAAACTGATTATTTGATAAGGTGTAATTGTGTCATGTATAATTGAATGTTCAATGATAACGTATAACTATGCCAGGAGTAAAGTGAGCACGCGTGTAATAATTAAGGATTAAGTTAATAAAACGGCTCCAAGATATGAATCCTGATGAATTGAAAACACTTTTACGGAAATATGAAAAGGGAAGGTGCACAGCAGACGAACATGACATTGTAGATGGACTATTGGATAATATGTCGGATAAGGCGGGGCAGGAAATAATTGATTGGCGTCTATGGAAAAGAGTTAATCCGGGAAGGAAAGAAAGGATTTATTTGGTAATTGTTACCACTATAATTGGATTAATAGGCATTGCTGTGGCCATAAGCTATTTCCGTTATCGCCCTATGATCAATCGTAAGATAGCTGCATATAGTACTGTTCCTGGCAGGAAAGCTGTATTGTTGAAATTGCCGGGAGGACGGACTGTTAACTTAAGTGCTATTAATATGGGAGATTATATAGAAGATGAAGGAGTAATGGTCTGTAAAAATGGGAATGGACAGATAGCTTATGCATATAAGGGAAATACAACCGATAGGGTTCGAATGCATCGGATCGTTATTCCCAATGGTGGCAGGTTCAACGTGTTACTTCCTGATGGAACCTCAGTAATGATCAATTCTGGTAGTACGATTACTTATCCGACACATTTTACCGGTCCGGAAAGAAGAGTGGATCTTGTAGGAGAGGCATATTTCGAAGTTGCTAAAGATGCGCTACATCCTTTTGTAATCACTTCAAATGGTCAACAGGTAAAGGTATTGGGCACGGAATTTAACATACATGCCTATCCCGAAGCAGCTATGGTAACGACGCTAGTAAAAGGTAGCATTGAATTATACACGAAGGGTGATAAGCCCAAACGCCTGAAGCCTGGTGAAGAGTCAGTCCTTTATGGAGCCCTGTTTGCTGTTCGAAAGGCTAATGTACGATCAGCTATTGCATGGAAAGAAGGAGAATTCCTTTTTCAGAGTGCCAGATTATCTGATATTTTACCTCAATTGGAACATTGGTACGATGTTGAATTCGTATATGACGACCTACCTGATGATAATTTTACATTGGCCACTGAGAGAAGTGCGCCGTTGTCAAAGATATTAAGCCTGTTGGAATACTCTAGCGAAAAGCAATTGAAGTTTACCATGGAAGGGCGGAAGATAATAATCAAATAAATCATTCTTTACCTGGCTAGAATCTCAGTATCTGTAGATATAGATACAGGCATTTCGTTGCCCAGGTGTAAACTTATACGCATATGAATAACCATGTTCATAGGAAGGGAGGCCATAGGCCTAACCTAACTGGAGGCTATTGCCTGGAAATAAATAGGCTAATATTCGGTCTGGCAATCAATTTTTTTATCCTGCTGTGCATGGTTAGTAACTCCCAGGTAATTGGAGCGGTTCGATTGGAGGAAGTTACACTGAATGTAAAAAATGAGCCGCTGGAGTCAGTCATGCTCATGATCCGGAAGCAAACTGGCTATTCCGTTGTCTTTTCGGATAGTAGGATACAGACAGCGAAACCTCTTACGGTGAATATATATAAGAAGCCATTAGAGGTAGCGCTTGATATTATTTTCAAAGATCAGCCTTTGTCTTATTTGATTAGAGAAAAGTCCATTATTGTGCTTCCTAAAGCGGAGGAGCCTGTGGGCAAAAAAAAAACTGAGCAGCCGATTAAAGATTCTTCAGTGAAAGTATCCGAGAATTTGACGGGTAGTGTAGTCGATAGTACTGGTATGGGACTGCCGGGTGTGACTGTGGTAGTAAAAGGAACCACAAAATCTACTTATACAGACCAGTATGGTAAGTTCGTGTTGCATAACACGCCCAGTGACGTAACACTTATGTTTAGTTTGATCGGATTTGCGGCTAAGGAAGTATCTGCAAATGGTAAAAGTAATTTGAGAATAACGCTATCAACAGTTGCTTCCAAACTTGACGAAGTCGTGATAAAGGGCTATTATACTACCACGCGAGAGTTTAATACAGGAAACATCGGTAGTATAAAAGCCACCGATATTATGAAGTCCCCAGTTAGTGATCCATTAATGGCGCTACAAGGAAGGATTGCCGGAATGTATATTGAACAGTCAAGTGGAGTCCCTGGTAGTAGTTTGCGCGTACAGATTCGTGGAAGAAGTAGTCTGAGAAGTCTTAACGAACCATTATATATCATAGATGGTGTGCCATTCACATCGACGAGTATGAGTATAAATGCAAGTAGAAATGATAGGGCTGGAGGAGGGCTTAGTCCCATGAACAGTTTAAATCCAAATGACATCGAAAGAATTGATATTTTAAAAGATGCTGATGCAACAGCTATTTATGGCAGTAGAGGTGCAAATGGAGTTGTATTGATAACTACAAAAAAGGGGAAGGCAGGAAAGGGGGAGTTGGCTTTGAATTATTATACCGGTGTTTCAAAAGTAAATCGTCAACTAAAGTTGATGCATACAAACGAGTATCTGATGATGCGCAGAGAAGCTTTTCGCAATGATAAGCTGATGCCGGGTTTATCAGATTATGATGTGAATGGAACTTGGGACACTACACGATATACAAATTTTCAAAAGGAATTATTTGGCAAAAGTGCAGTAACACATGATGCACAGATTTCATATTCAGGAGGAAACCCGTTGACCCAATTCACAATGGGAATGGGATATCATCAAGATGGATTTGTTTTTCCCGGGGATTTTTACGACAAGAGATTGAGTGTCCATACTGGAATTAGTCACAATTCGTCAGATCAAAGATTTAACCTGAATTTTAATACATCATATATAGTTAATAACAATTTATCCCCTACTCAAGATATAAGTGTATATAGCTTTTTGCCACCTAATATGCCCGCTTGGCTGGATAATAGTGGAAATGTTACTTGGGAAAATAATCTTCTAATAAATCCATATGCCATAATGAGAAATACTGCAAAAGCGAAAACCAATAATTTGCTTGCTAATCTCAGAATGGGGTATAAAATACTTCCTGGTCTTACACTTCAGGGAAGTATAGGTTATAATTTAATGGGTACGGACCAGCAAAATAAATATCCGTTTAGTGCTATTAGACAACCTAATCTTTTTAGTCAACGTGTTGTAACATTTACAAACAATCAGTTGGCTTCTTGGATAATCGAACCACAGCTTAATTATAATCGAAGTATAGGTACTGGTATGCTAGATGTACTTATTGGTTTTTCTTATCAACAGAATGAACAAGAGGGGCGAGCATTCACGGCGACTGGTTTTGCAAGCGATGATTTAATGGATAATCCTGGATCAGCAACCTCTACGCAGCAGAATTTTTATCAGCACTCTTTGTATCGGTATATAGGTTTATATAGTAGAATAGGCTATACTCTGAACGAAAAGTACATAATTAATTTAACTGCCAGACGAGACGGGAGTTCGCGTTTTGGTCCAGGAAAGCAATTCGGAACATTTGGTTCCGCGGGAGCGGCATGGATTTTTTCTAAAGAAAGAATGTTAAAAAGGCAACAAATACTGAGTTTTGGAAAATTGAGATTAAGCTATGGAACTAGCGGTAATGACCAGATAGGAGATTATCAATATTTTAATACATTTTTAAATGTACTCGACTATCAGGGAGTAAGCGGACTTTGGGCTGCTCGCCTAAGTAATTTTAACTATGCTTGGGAAGAGATGAAGAAGCTAGAAGGAGGTATTGAATTGGGCTTCTTGAAAGATCGATTAATGGTAAGGGGGAGCTATTATCGTAATAGAACAGCTAATCAACTAATAGGATATGCCCTTCCATCTACGACTGGATTTACCTCCGTCCAAGCTAATTTACCAGCTGTGTTACAAAACACTGGAATAGAATTAGAAATTGAAAGTATCAATGGTCGAAGTAAGGGATTAGAATGGATTAGTTCTTTAAACCTGACTATACCAAGGAATAAGTTGGTTTCATTTCCGGACTTTCTAGCATCATCTTATGCAACGAGTTTTGCATTAGATAGACCCTTGACAGGGGCATATGTATATCAATATGAAGGAATAAATCCGAAAACGGGGAAATATATTATGAAAGATATAAACGGAGATGAAATAATTAGTTACAAAGAGGATAAAAGCGTTTATCAAGTATATGGCCAGCGTTTCTATGGTGGCATGACAAATAGCCTTCGATATAAAGGCTGGTCCGTTGATATACTAATTCAATTTGTGAAGCAAGTTAAACCGATAAAAACCATTGTTAGTAACGCAGGTATTGCTAGTAATAAGCCTCTTTCTGTTTTGCAACGTTGGCAGGTTGGTGCGCAGAATAGTGATGTAGTATATAGGTCCTTTTCAACTATTAGTGATGATTTGATAACGGAAAGTACTGCAGGATATGGAGATGCTAGTTTCATTCGTCTAAAAAATGTTTCGATAAGTTATATGATATCTAATATTTGGTGTCGTAAAATGGGATTAGGTGTGGTCCGTCTATATTTTCAAGGACAGAACTTATTTACACTTGCTAAGAATAACAATATTATGCTTGATCCAGAGGTAAATGGGAATAGCCTCCCTCCGGTTGGAGTATATACTTTAGGAATTCAAGTTAAACTTTAATCAGGTAAATTATGATTATTAATAAGCAAGTAAATGTTTTACTTATACTGCCGATTGTATTTACTGTTCAATCTTGCAAAAAAATGCTAGAGATATCACCTCCTAAATCAGAGATTTCTGCCGAAACAGTTTTCAAAGATGCTTCCACGGCCACGGCAGCCTTAACTTCTATATATTACAAAATGGCAGGTAATGAGGGTACTTCAGTTGGGCTAGATTTAACAAAGATATCAGGTGTTTATTCAGACGAATTGCAAAATCAGAATTCAAATTATCGCAATTATTACCTGAATTTTATGAATGGAAATGCGATAAATCCTAGTTCGATGTGGTCAGTGCCTTTTACATATATATATGAGGCAAATATTGTACTAGAAGGAGTGCAAAAATCAGATAAACTTAATGAGAAGGTCAAAAAACAATTGTCTGGAGAGGCTCTTTTTATACGCTCATTCTGGTTTTATTATTTAATTGAATTATATGGAACTGTACCGTATATAGTTACTACTGATTATTCTGTCAATCAGAAACTGCCAGGCCTGTCCCAAAAGGAGATTTTACTTAATCTTATTACGGATTTAAAGCGAGCTGAGGAGCTAATAAGCTCCGAGTATATGAATGGAAATACTAACGGAGTAACCGTTGATAGAGTACGTCCAAACAAAGCGGCTGTGCGTGCATTGCTTGCGCGTGTATTCCTTACTGCTGGAGAGTATGTGCTTGCAGAACAATATTCTACTCAAGTTATTAATGATGTGAGATATGGGTTGGCAATGTTGGATGAAGTATTCCTTGTAAATAGTGTTGAAGCAATTTGGCAAGTGGCTATTAGTTTTGATAACTCTATTAATTATGCCACAATCGAAGGGCAATATCTGCTAATCAATCAGCCTAACCCAGATGTTTCATTGAGTCGACATCTTCTGCAGGCATTTGAAGATGGAGATCGACGTTTGAAGAGTTGGGTTGGAATATTTACAGCAGGTCCTAAAGACACATTATATTTTCCTAACAAATACAAACTAGCAATATCTAATACTCCAATTGAAAGATCAACTATTTTACGATTGGCAGAACAATATTTGATTCGATCAGAAGCACGTTGCCGCCTGGGTGAATTGGCGGGTGCTGCAGAAGATATAAGTTTAATTAGGAATAGAGCTGGTTTGGGGATATTTAAAACATCATCACAAAAATTGACATTTCAGGCAATAGTAGAGGAACGACGCCGAGAATTCTTCTGTGAATGGGGACATCGTTGGATTGATATGAAGCGTTTAGATGTTGTAGATAGTATAATGCACAAAGAAGCCACATTTAAAGGTGCGATCTGGGCTACATATAAAAAATTGTGGCCTTTACCTGAATCTGATTTAAATCGCAATCCTAATTTGAAACAAAATCCTGGATATTAAACTTAAATGGAAATGAAATATATATATACTTTATCGATATTTTTCTTATTCTTTCGTCAAGAGGCCTCATCTCAGGCGAAGAACCCTGTCAAATGGCACTCTGATATCAAACAGATCAATGAAGGGCGTTTTCTCTTGATATTAAGAGCTACCGTCGAAAATGGATGGCATATTTATGCGTCATCACAACCAGAAGGTGCAATATCGATCCCCACACACATCGAACTCGATAATAATATAGAGCGCATTGGAGTATTAAAAGAAATAGGTAAAAAAGAAGAGCAACGAATTTCCTCAGATGGTCTTCAATATTACTATAGTGGTACTGTTAATTTTGTGCAGGTTATTCGCCTTAAGGAAAAGAGTATTGAGTCTGTAAAATGTCGTGTTATCTATATGGCTTGCACAGAAGAAGAATGTTTGCCTGCTAAAGTGTATTCATTTAGCATTTCATTGAAAGAAATAGATAAAAAAAATTAAAAGATGAATTTGTTTTTTAGTAAGTGTTTGTTTTTTTTGTTTTTAATTTTCCTGTTGTTCAATTTCAATGTGGCTCATGCACAGCAAAGCACCTCTTATCCAGTTGTTGGTGAAAGAATGCCAGCATTTGAGATTGGTAATGTAGATTACTATAAAAATAGAAAAATTTATTCTGATGAACTTAAGGGAAAATTCGTTATTCTCAGTTGTTGGGTAAAAGGATGTGTTGCATGCGTGGCTGGGTTTCCAAGAATAGATAGTTTACAAAGAAAGTATAAAAACAAACTATTGATAATTCTTGTTGGAGATACCCTTAATAATATTCGTGAAGAGTACGAGCGTCATAGAAAGGCCTATGGTCTACAGTTAGCATCCGCTTATGAGCCTTCATTCCACACTGATGAATTTGCGCCTTTGTCTAAATTGAATAGTTATTGGATAAATCCTTCCGGAATTGTACAGGCAATATCAGCATCAAGAGATATTAATGAGAACAACGTAGAAGCATTTTTGGATGGCCGAGAATTCGAACATGATGATTTTAGCGTAGAAGGACTTACTATCGCACGGAGTGCCTATAATAGGCAGAAACCATTAGGTATAGGAGGTAATGGAGGTGGAAGCGATGATGTTTTTTTATACCGATCTTTTCTACAAGAGTGGAAACAAGGCATGGGAACTTATGAGCGACCCTCTTACATAAATGAAATGATGGAAATAGAGGGTGTTCCAAAGTTCGAAGGTGTAAGGGTTGTAGCATGGAATCTTTTTCATTATGCGTATTTTGGCAGGAATTCAATTCCAGATAGCTTATACCACTTTCCTATTTTTGAGAATGAGCAAGATAATTTCTATAAAAATGATAATCAGTATAATTACAGCCTAATTGTCCCAAAAGAAAAAGCGAATAAGCAGTCAATGATGCGAATAATGAAAAATGAATTAGTAAATTATTTCGGTTTTCGTATGAGAATTGAAGAACGAGAGTTACCGTGTTTTCTTTTAGTGAAAAAAGGTCCTAAAGCTGCTTTTTTGACCAATTTCGAAGATGAAATGAGAGGTCTAACAAAGGAAGAGCGTAGGAGGAAAGGGGGAAGTACTCTATTATTTGCTACTGAAATGAGGTTATGGGATATCGGACAGGGAGGGGTTAAAGTATTTGATGAGAGTGGTCTGGGCACCTTAAAGTATTTTGACTTTGGGAGTCAAATTTATACTAAGATAAACCAACTTAGAAATATTCTAAATAAATTTGACTTGGATATCATTCCTGGAGTTAGAATGCAAAAGGCAATGGTTTATTATAAGGATAAATGACTTCTTCTTTATCAATACGTCTCAGCATGTGCCCTAAAAAAGATTGTTTTAGTGAGTCGCGAATAAATTTATAGTGTTGAAGCATTTTTTTCGAATAAGTAGGTTACTTGCAAGAAGGAATATAAAAGTATAAAAAAATATACTTATGGCCGGATTATATCCTACTTAAAGAAATCTGTTTTTAGAGGCAATCCAAAGAAGATAGCTTCTTCGGATTGCCTCTAATACATTAGCTAATTAATCAGTGACCCGCACGTGGGGCTTCTTTGTCTGATTTTAATGGTTGTACCAAAACTCCCTTATTATTTAATTTGTAGAGTTGAGCTACGAACTGGGTAGCATCTTTTTTGATTCTGCAGTCAAAGGCGCCAGAAGGACAAGTTGCAGTTATTGTCGTAGAAATTTGACCTTGCTCGTTGTAGTAAAATAGTGTTTGCAGAGCTGAATTATTAGCAGCTTTAGTTGCAATAGCACCTACGGTAGCGAGTAATGCTGTACCAACAGCAAAAGTGATTC
Protein-coding regions in this window:
- a CDS encoding FecR family protein, whose product is MNPDELKTLLRKYEKGRCTADEHDIVDGLLDNMSDKAGQEIIDWRLWKRVNPGRKERIYLVIVTTIIGLIGIAVAISYFRYRPMINRKIAAYSTVPGRKAVLLKLPGGRTVNLSAINMGDYIEDEGVMVCKNGNGQIAYAYKGNTTDRVRMHRIVIPNGGRFNVLLPDGTSVMINSGSTITYPTHFTGPERRVDLVGEAYFEVAKDALHPFVITSNGQQVKVLGTEFNIHAYPEAAMVTTLVKGSIELYTKGDKPKRLKPGEESVLYGALFAVRKANVRSAIAWKEGEFLFQSARLSDILPQLEHWYDVEFVYDDLPDDNFTLATERSAPLSKILSLLEYSSEKQLKFTMEGRKIIIK
- a CDS encoding SusC/RagA family TonB-linked outer membrane protein; amino-acid sequence: MNNHVHRKGGHRPNLTGGYCLEINRLIFGLAINFFILLCMVSNSQVIGAVRLEEVTLNVKNEPLESVMLMIRKQTGYSVVFSDSRIQTAKPLTVNIYKKPLEVALDIIFKDQPLSYLIREKSIIVLPKAEEPVGKKKTEQPIKDSSVKVSENLTGSVVDSTGMGLPGVTVVVKGTTKSTYTDQYGKFVLHNTPSDVTLMFSLIGFAAKEVSANGKSNLRITLSTVASKLDEVVIKGYYTTTREFNTGNIGSIKATDIMKSPVSDPLMALQGRIAGMYIEQSSGVPGSSLRVQIRGRSSLRSLNEPLYIIDGVPFTSTSMSINASRNDRAGGGLSPMNSLNPNDIERIDILKDADATAIYGSRGANGVVLITTKKGKAGKGELALNYYTGVSKVNRQLKLMHTNEYLMMRREAFRNDKLMPGLSDYDVNGTWDTTRYTNFQKELFGKSAVTHDAQISYSGGNPLTQFTMGMGYHQDGFVFPGDFYDKRLSVHTGISHNSSDQRFNLNFNTSYIVNNNLSPTQDISVYSFLPPNMPAWLDNSGNVTWENNLLINPYAIMRNTAKAKTNNLLANLRMGYKILPGLTLQGSIGYNLMGTDQQNKYPFSAIRQPNLFSQRVVTFTNNQLASWIIEPQLNYNRSIGTGMLDVLIGFSYQQNEQEGRAFTATGFASDDLMDNPGSATSTQQNFYQHSLYRYIGLYSRIGYTLNEKYIINLTARRDGSSRFGPGKQFGTFGSAGAAWIFSKERMLKRQQILSFGKLRLSYGTSGNDQIGDYQYFNTFLNVLDYQGVSGLWAARLSNFNYAWEEMKKLEGGIELGFLKDRLMVRGSYYRNRTANQLIGYALPSTTGFTSVQANLPAVLQNTGIELEIESINGRSKGLEWISSLNLTIPRNKLVSFPDFLASSYATSFALDRPLTGAYVYQYEGINPKTGKYIMKDINGDEIISYKEDKSVYQVYGQRFYGGMTNSLRYKGWSVDILIQFVKQVKPIKTIVSNAGIASNKPLSVLQRWQVGAQNSDVVYRSFSTISDDLITESTAGYGDASFIRLKNVSISYMISNIWCRKMGLGVVRLYFQGQNLFTLAKNNNIMLDPEVNGNSLPPVGVYTLGIQVKL
- a CDS encoding RagB/SusD family nutrient uptake outer membrane protein — its product is MIINKQVNVLLILPIVFTVQSCKKMLEISPPKSEISAETVFKDASTATAALTSIYYKMAGNEGTSVGLDLTKISGVYSDELQNQNSNYRNYYLNFMNGNAINPSSMWSVPFTYIYEANIVLEGVQKSDKLNEKVKKQLSGEALFIRSFWFYYLIELYGTVPYIVTTDYSVNQKLPGLSQKEILLNLITDLKRAEELISSEYMNGNTNGVTVDRVRPNKAAVRALLARVFLTAGEYVLAEQYSTQVINDVRYGLAMLDEVFLVNSVEAIWQVAISFDNSINYATIEGQYLLINQPNPDVSLSRHLLQAFEDGDRRLKSWVGIFTAGPKDTLYFPNKYKLAISNTPIERSTILRLAEQYLIRSEARCRLGELAGAAEDISLIRNRAGLGIFKTSSQKLTFQAIVEERRREFFCEWGHRWIDMKRLDVVDSIMHKEATFKGAIWATYKKLWPLPESDLNRNPNLKQNPGY
- a CDS encoding protein-disulfide reductase DsbD domain-containing protein, producing MKYIYTLSIFFLFFRQEASSQAKNPVKWHSDIKQINEGRFLLILRATVENGWHIYASSQPEGAISIPTHIELDNNIERIGVLKEIGKKEEQRISSDGLQYYYSGTVNFVQVIRLKEKSIESVKCRVIYMACTEEECLPAKVYSFSISLKEIDKKN
- a CDS encoding TlpA family protein disulfide reductase, with translation MNLFFSKCLFFLFLIFLLFNFNVAHAQQSTSYPVVGERMPAFEIGNVDYYKNRKIYSDELKGKFVILSCWVKGCVACVAGFPRIDSLQRKYKNKLLIILVGDTLNNIREEYERHRKAYGLQLASAYEPSFHTDEFAPLSKLNSYWINPSGIVQAISASRDINENNVEAFLDGREFEHDDFSVEGLTIARSAYNRQKPLGIGGNGGGSDDVFLYRSFLQEWKQGMGTYERPSYINEMMEIEGVPKFEGVRVVAWNLFHYAYFGRNSIPDSLYHFPIFENEQDNFYKNDNQYNYSLIVPKEKANKQSMMRIMKNELVNYFGFRMRIEERELPCFLLVKKGPKAAFLTNFEDEMRGLTKEERRRKGGSTLLFATEMRLWDIGQGGVKVFDESGLGTLKYFDFGSQIYTKINQLRNILNKFDLDIIPGVRMQKAMVYYKDK